The Flavobacterium faecale genomic sequence GAGGAAGGAAGAAGCTCTTACCGGGGGAGGTCTTGACAACTACGAGTTGGTTAGGTCAAGAAGTCAGCAGAAGTCATAGTACTTGTGGCAACGAGTTGCAAATAGAAACTGCATAGGTCTCACAATCAAGGAAGGACAGAACGCATTGAGGTTCTTAATTTTCAACGGAATGACGCAAGTTATAGCCCTGAAAAACAAGAACAGGTTAACCGATTAAAACAACAAAATGATTGCACGAGTAGTACATCCTTACAATCTTCAAAAAGCATTGGAACATGTTATTTCCAATCGAGGCAGTGCAGGCGTTGATGGCGTAAAAGTCAGCCAACTCAAAGAAGGTTTTCCGAAACGAAAACCACAACTGCTAGAAGATATTGCAAACGGAAACTACTGCTCACAACCCATTTTGGGAGTAGAAATTCCTAAGGGGAACGGCAAAGTCCGTCTTTTGGGAGTTCCTACCACTACCGACCGAGTGTTGCAACAAGCCGTATCGCAGGTTATAGCACCATTATTCGAAACCGAGTTTAGTAGCAATAGTTTTGGATTTCGCCCCAACAAGAATGCCCGACAAGCCGTTGGACAATCACGGGACTACATCCATCAAGGGTTGAACCACATTGTGGACATTGACCTCAAGAACTTCTTTGATGAAGTAGACCATTGTTTATTACTGAATTTAGTCTATCGAAAAGTGAAATGTAAAACTACGATGCGACTCATCCGAAAATGGTTGCGTGCGCCAATACAAATCAAAGGAAAACTACAGAAAAGACGCAAGGGCGTTCCGCAAGGAAGTCCACTCAGTCCGTTATTGTCGAATATTCTACTCCATGAATTGGACAAAGAAATGACAAGACGCAAATACAAATTTGTACGTTATGCCGATGATTTTAGTATTTATTGTACGAGCCACAACGGGGCAAAAGCGACAGCACAAGCACTTGTTAAATTCTTGAAAACAAAGCTCAAACTGACCATCAACGAGGAGAAAAGCGGGATAAAACGTCCTGTTCACTTCACGATTTTGGGATTCGGATTTGTGCCAACTTACAAGAAAGGAAGCAAGAACGATTATCAATTGGTAGTGGCAGAAAAAGCATGGAAGAAACTAAAAGAAAAGCTCAAAAGCATTAGCCGTAAAACCGCACCAGTCAAACTAGAAGACCGTATTGCCAAGATAAACGAAATTCAGCGAGGATGGTTAAACTATTTTCGGGGAACAAGTATCATGGGAAAATTACGTGACATAGATGGCTGGTTAAGAAACCGACTTCGGTACTGCATTTGGCACGACTGGAAAAAACCCGAACGGAAAAGGAAAAACCTCATACGACTAGGAATTGACCAAGACCACGCCTATGCATGGAGTCGGACTCGAAAAGGTGGTTGGGCGATTGCTCAGAGTCCAATTTTGGGGTCTACCATCACTTTGAAGCGCTTAAAACAAAAAGGGTATCAATCATTAACCGATGTTTATATCGAACTTAACCCATCTCTTTGCGAACCGCCGAATACGTGACCCGTACGTTCGGTGGTGTGAGAGGCGCAGTCCGTCCTATTCGGGGCGGACCCGTCTACTCGATTGTGCGTTCGGCCTTTTAAGTTTGAAATGTCTTTAATTTAAATAGTTGTAACTGAATTAGCTAATCTTCTTTCGTTTCCTTGCCTTGTTGTATAGTAACGTTGCTCAATTCCAAAAAGTAATTTTTTTAGTTCATCTTCAGTTGAAATTGTAAAATTTTCGTCATTTTCGTCAAAGTTCAAATCTTCACAATACTCTCTGATATATATAAAAATCTCGCTTTTTTCTATAGGAGTAAATCTTTGTAAAGTTTCCATTGCCATTGCAATTCTTTTTCTGTTTGCTTTTTTTACGCTTTCTGCTGAATAATTAATATCAAGAGATATAAAGTCACTTAACAAAAACGCCTCTGTTTCTTCTTGAGTTGCTTCTTTATATAATTCATCAATTCCATTAAATATTGTTGTTAACGAAGTTAATCTTTTAAAATATAAAATATCTTCAGTTTTTATATAAATGGCGTCAGGATAATTATTTATTACTATGATTGGTTCATTCACAACCAAAGTTGGTGCAATAGAACATGAAAAGTATTTTTTTTGTATTACTTGACTTGAAGTTAATTTCTGAAAATAATAAATTCCTGTTTGATAGGCACATAAATAATTAATATTATTATAGGCTGTTACAGGAAGTTGATTATAATCTGTAGAAATAAATCGGTGCGTCAAAAAATCAATACAATATTCTTTTTCTGAAAATGCTTCAATTGCAAACCATTCATCATCTTCAAGTTTATAATCTGAATTGTATTCGATTGGATTATCTAAATCATCAGGAAGAGCGAAAATTTCTTCGTTTGATATTACTTTAAAAAAATCTCCTGTTCTACCTTTTGTTTTTGCTAATAAGTGGTTCATATTTTTAATTTTCTTGGTCTATAAAAGTGAAGTCATTAATTCGTTTAAGTTTTGGAAGGTTTATTTTCCTTGGGTCTTTAAGTTCTTTTCTTGAGATAAGGAAAATTTTTATGTTTGTAGCTGTAGTTAAATAATAAAAATGATATCCAAAAATCAGAAACAATGGATTGAAATATAGAGTTTGTGATAGAAATGTGAACAAAAATAAAATCACAAAAACAAAAATTAAAGTGTCACAATACGGTACACTTAATGCTACGAAAAAATAGCCTAAATAACTTGGTAAATAAGCGTTATTAGCTTGTTCTATTTCCTTAATTGCTGAAATGCCATTTTCAATTTCTATGCTTTCGTCAATTAGTTTTGTTGATAAAAATAAACTTAAATAAGTAAAAAGAACTGGTATAGCAAAATATATTGCGTAAGAAACAAAATGCGGTAAATTAAAAATATATACACAAAAATGATTTATTAGTATTTGACTTTTGACTAAATAAACTACTATAATTAATGAAGTCGCATTGAATGTTAAAAATAGACGAAATAGTAAGTTTATAATTCTATACATGATTTTGTTTAATTTAATATTATATTCTATCTGTTTCAACAGGCTGACGCACAACTCTTTAATATACGCAACTCTATTAATTGAAATATATTTAAAGTATTGATTTTTAGCTTTTTAATTCTGACAACATGAAAAAACGCATTGCGTTTTTTCATGTTGTCAAATTCAAGTTTGCGTTCATTTTCCAAAAATAGGAAAAATTGTATTAGAGATTGTCCAAAGGGCTAGTTATTTTTCTTAAATTTTTGTCAGTCACTTCGGTATAGAGTAAAGTTGTTTTAATATCCTTGTGTCCCAAAAGTTCTTGTATGAATCGGATGTCGGTGCCTTGCTCCAATAAATGTGTGGCGTAGCTATGTCGCAAACTATGTATTCCTACAGTTTTGTTTATTTTTGCTTTTAGCATGGCATTTTTAAAGACCTGTTGTGCACTGCGTACACTATATTGACCACCATATTGCCCTTCAAATAAATATATTTGTGGTTTGTATTCGATAAAATAGGAGCGGAGTTGCCCCAAAATACTCTCGGGTAAATTCACATATCGGTCTTTTTTGCCTTTGGCTCTTTCTATAAATACCTGCATCGATTTACTGTCTATATCGGTTATTTTTAGTTTTACAATTTCAGATACTCTTAATCCAAGACCGTAACAAAGTTTTAGCATGGTGTTGTGTTTGATATTTGGGGTAGCGTTGAATAATTTTTTGATATCGGCTGGAGCTATAACTTTGGGGAGTTTTATGGGCATTTTTGGACGTGGCAATTCAATCAAAAAACGTTCTTGTCTAAGAACTTTTTCATAATAAAATTTAATAGCATTTATGCGACTGTGTATGGTTGACTCGGATAGTTTCACCTCATTGATGCAATACAAAATATAGTTGCGTATGTCTTCTATTGTACAAGTTTGTGCCTGCGTTTGGTTCAAGTAACATAGGTAAATACCAAATTCATTGCGATAGGTTTTTAAGGTTGCACTGCTGTAACCCATTAGTTGTATCTGTTCAATAAAACGTTTTAAGGCAATTTGATTTTCTGTTTGAATTTGGGATAATGCCGATTTTCCTTTATTACCTTCAATTTTAAATCGAATTCTGTTTTCTGCGGTATCGGGAAGATGCCAAGCTACTAATGAGGAACTCCATCTAGCGCCCTGAATTTGCTTGATACGTGTGATGAGTTCTGTGTTTTTTTGGAAATAAACGGCGATTCTGCTTTCGCTTTTGTGTTTTATTACATTTGCTGACCACTTCATGCTAACTTGTTTTGATGTTTTAAAGATATTATTTTTTTTCTTACAAATCATCAAAGTAACTTTTTGTTTGCTGCAAATTTCTCGTGAAAAAATGAAATTCTGTTTTCCTCAATCTCGCGTGAGGGGGAGAAGCTAGCTACCGAAGTAGCGCGTATCACCCGACAGTACTATAGAAAGGGGCTTTGTGACTGCAAACTACTTTCAGCCCCTTTTTATAGTGCTGGCACGCCCAAATCACTCTTTTTGTAGGTGCAATAATTCCGTTTTTGAGAGAATGAAAAAAAATTAAATTCCGTTTTTACAATCCAAATTTTAAAAGTAATTTTGCGGTCATGCAACACAACGTACTTATTTTAGATTTCGGATCGCAATACACTCAGCTGATTGCGCGTAGAGTTCGCGAATTAAATATATTCTGCGAAATTTTTCCTTACAATCATTTTCCAGATGATTTGTCCAGTTATAAAGCTGTAATTTTGGGAGGTAGCCCTTTCTCTGTACGCGGAGAAGATGCGCCACACCCAGATTTGTCGCAAATACGAGGCAAATTGCCTATGCTTGCCGTGTGTTACGGGGCGCAATATTTGGCTCACTTTTCGGGTGGCGAAGTTGCGGCATCGAACACAAGAGAGTATGGTAGAGCGAATTTGTCTTATATTAAGGAGGACGAAGTTTTCTTTGAAGGGATTACGCCAAACAGTCAAGTTTGGATGAGTCATAGCGATAGTATCAAGGCGTTACCAACCAATGGAGTTAAACTTGCAAGTACGCACGATGTGGAGTTTGCGGCTTACAAAATTGAAGGGGAAACGACTTATGCGATTCAGTACCATCCAGAGGTTTTTCACTCTACTGAAGGTGGAAAAATGTTGGAGAACTTCTTGGTGAAAATTGCCGAAGTACCTCAAAACTTTACACCAACTGCTTTTGTTGAAGAGATGGTGGCTGAGTTGAAAGAAAAAGTGGGGAATGACAAAGTAGTTTTGGGACTTTCGGGTGGAGTAGATTCTACTGTTGCGGCAGTATTATTGCACCAAGCGATTGGAAAAAACTTGTACTGTATTTTTGTAAATAACGGTTTGCTTCGTAAAAACGAATTTCAAAGTGTACTGGATCAATACGAAGGAATGGGCTTAAACGTAAAAGGAGTAGATGCTTCTCAACGTTTTTATACTGCTTTGGCTGGAGTTACAGATCCTGAATTGAAAAGAAAAGCAATCGGAAATGCTTTTATCGAAGTTTTTGATGCAGAGTCTCACCTTATCGAAGATGTAACTTGGTTGGCCCAAGGAACGATTTATCCTGATGTAATTGAGTCGGTGTCTGTAAAAGGACCTTCGGCTACGATTAAATCACACCACAACGTAGGAGGTTTACCTGATTATATGAAACTGAAAATTGTGGAGCCTTTGCGTATGCTTTTTAAAGATGAAGTGCGTAGAGTAGGAGCAAGTTTAGGAATTGATCCTGAATTGTTAGGAAGACATCCTTTTCCTGGTCCTGGGTTATCGATTCGTATTTTGGGTGATATCACACTAGAGAAAGTACAAATCTTGCAAGATGTAGATAAAGTTTTTATCGACGGATTAAAATCTTGGGGATTGTATGACAAAGTTTGGCAAGCTGGAGCGATTTTGCTTCCAGTGAATAGCGTTGGGGTTATGGGTGATGAGCGTACGTATGAAAAAGTGGTTGCCTTGCGCGCAGTAGAGTCTACTGACGGAATGACGGCGGACTGGGTACACTTGCCTTATGATTTCTTGATGAAGGTGTCAAACGACATTATCAACAAAGTAAAAGGTGTGAATAGAGTGGTGTATGACATCTCGTCTAAACCACCAGCAACGATTGAATGGGAATAGTAAACAGTAGTTTATTGGAATAAATATATAAACGGTATCAAATTTTTGGAATAAAATTTGGTACCGTTTTGTTATCTTTGAAAATATAATTTCTATAAAAATAAATAATGAAGTACATTTTTACCTTAACTCTAAGTTTGTTTTTGGCGGTAAGTACTGGTTTTGCTCAAGGGAAAGCCATTATGCATAAAGTGGTAGCGAGCGAAACGGTGATACAAATTGCCAAAAAGTACCAAGTTACGCCTTATGATATCTACCAGCTTAATCCAGATGCACAACACGGTATTCAGCCCAATATGGTTTTGTTGATTCCGAATAAAACGGGTAACAAACCAACTGTGAAAGCGGCTACTGAAAAGCCTGTTGCAAAAACGGCTGTAACTGCCACAGCTGCACCTAGTAAAATGGTATTGAAAACGACCTCACACGAGGTGTTGCCGAAAGAAACAATGTACGGAATTTGTAAAATGTACAACCTAAGTGCAGAAGAATTGATTGCTGCCAATCCGTTTTTGGCTACTGATGGTGTGCAGATTGGTCAAGTTTTGCTTGTTCCTGCTAAAAACAGTGGTAAAGCACCTGTGAAAACGACGGCTGCAATTGCACCGGTAAAACCAGTTTTTCACGAAGTGTTACCGAAGGAAACTAAATATTCTATTGCAAAACAATACGGCATCTCGATCGCTGAATTGGAAACTAAAAATCCAGAAATTATTCCGAATCTAACCATTGGGTATAATTTGTTGATCAAAGGTTCACGCCCGAAAGAGGTAGTAGCGGCTCCAACTTATGGTGTAAAAACAGAGAATACTGCACTGTCCTCTTGGAATACGCCAAAGCCAATGGCGGAATTCACGACTTATGAGGTGAAGCCGCAAGAAACGATGTACAGCTTATCTAAAAAGTTTAATATAACTCAGGAAGAATTAATTGTACTGAATCCTGATTTGCAAAACGGAGTGAATATTGGGATGAGTTTAAAGGTTCCTGCAAACTCGATTGCTACTTTTCAAAGTAAAAAAGAATTTGGTTCTTTGACCAAAATAATTGCAGAAGGACGTCGCAAACGTTTGGTGCTTTTGTTGCCGTTTAATATTCCGCATGTAGAAAATGATTTTAACAACTCTACTACCGCACGATTGAAGAAGGATAAATTCTTGAACATGACGATGGACTTCTATGCTGGTGCGTTGGTCGCTATTGATTCGGCCAAAGTATTAGGATTGCCAATTGATATCGAAATTTATGATTCTGAAGAGAATAAAAATGGCTCAGATGTGCCAAAAATTATAGCAGAACACAATTTGCAAACTGCCAATGCCATCATTGGACCCTTCTACCAAAGTAATGCAGAGATTGCTGCTCAATTGTTGGCAACGACCAATACACCTGTAATTTCGCCACTTTCCAAAGATGTAGGGAACCCAATGCGTAATTTGTACCAAACGATTCCGTCGCCTGATACGGTGAAAAACACCATGTTTGATTACATGCGTGCACAAGGAGGAAACATTATGGCTGTTGTAGACAAAAAGAAAACATCTATTATTGAGTATCTAAAATCAAATCAAAAAAGTGTACCCTTTGTAGCTTTTACCGATCGAGGTAGTGTATCTGTAGAAAGCTTTAAAAGTCTTTTGGTCAAAGGTCGAATGAATTATGTCGTGATGGAGACAGGAAATACTTGGATGATCAAAACCACGATTTCGATGATGTTGAATGTGATGAAAGACTACCAAGTTCAGTTGGTTATTTTAGAACCAAACGATACCTTGAATTTTGAAGAAATTAAAATAGATAATTTGGTAAAATTGAAATTAATGTATCCTTCTGTAACGCGTGAGAACATAAGCCCTGAGGGAATGGTTTTTGATCGAAATTTCAAAAATACCAATAATATTTTCCCAGGTGTGTATGCAACACGTGGGTTTGATGTGACCTTTGACACGATGATGCGTTTGGTGCAAGATGTGAAGTTTGAACAAACCGTAAACGCAGTAGCAACAAAGCAAGTGGATAATAAATTTGAATATTACCGTAAAGCAGATGGCGGATACACCAACAAAGGTGTTTTTATCTTGTATTACGATACTGACTTGATGATCAAAGAAGCAAATTAAACCTAAGTAGAAAGCAAAGTAATAGCTTACGCTATATTTTAAAAAGATTGAACTAGAAATTATATAAAGTAAAATGAAAATAAACCTAAAGAACGGGATTGATAAATTGCTTTTTGGAATGAAACAAAAAGATGTAGTGGCCTTATACGGTAAGCCTACAAAAGAATATAAAGACGAAGACGAGAATTTAATTTTGGTTTATAATGACTTAAAAATGCGTCTTACGTTTTATAAAGACGAGGAGTTTAAGTTAGGGTACATCGTTGGGTCTAGCCTTGATTTGGATTTGTCAGGTAGTAAAATCATCGGAAAAAAAATTGCTGATGTAAAAAAGGATTTAGCTAAAAAAAGCATCACTAAGTTTACACAAGAAGAGTTTGATACTTTTGAAAATTACTTCAACGAAGAAAACTGGATTATTTTTCAGACTGAATTTGATGAGGTGGTGAAATTTGAAATCGGAGCGATTATCAATCAAAAAGATGAATTTGATTGGAAGTTTGGAAAAAAATAACCAAGGAAAAATAAATAGAAAAAGCCACTAATTGTAATCATTAGTGGCTTTTTTAGGTTTTGTGATTATCGTATCTCGAATTCGATATCTATTTTTTATCTATAGTAATTCTGTTTTCACGATT encodes the following:
- the ltrA gene encoding group II intron reverse transcriptase/maturase, yielding MIARVVHPYNLQKALEHVISNRGSAGVDGVKVSQLKEGFPKRKPQLLEDIANGNYCSQPILGVEIPKGNGKVRLLGVPTTTDRVLQQAVSQVIAPLFETEFSSNSFGFRPNKNARQAVGQSRDYIHQGLNHIVDIDLKNFFDEVDHCLLLNLVYRKVKCKTTMRLIRKWLRAPIQIKGKLQKRRKGVPQGSPLSPLLSNILLHELDKEMTRRKYKFVRYADDFSIYCTSHNGAKATAQALVKFLKTKLKLTINEEKSGIKRPVHFTILGFGFVPTYKKGSKNDYQLVVAEKAWKKLKEKLKSISRKTAPVKLEDRIAKINEIQRGWLNYFRGTSIMGKLRDIDGWLRNRLRYCIWHDWKKPERKRKNLIRLGIDQDHAYAWSRTRKGGWAIAQSPILGSTITLKRLKQKGYQSLTDVYIELNPSLCEPPNT
- a CDS encoding tyrosine-type recombinase/integrase, with the translated sequence MKWSANVIKHKSESRIAVYFQKNTELITRIKQIQGARWSSSLVAWHLPDTAENRIRFKIEGNKGKSALSQIQTENQIALKRFIEQIQLMGYSSATLKTYRNEFGIYLCYLNQTQAQTCTIEDIRNYILYCINEVKLSESTIHSRINAIKFYYEKVLRQERFLIELPRPKMPIKLPKVIAPADIKKLFNATPNIKHNTMLKLCYGLGLRVSEIVKLKITDIDSKSMQVFIERAKGKKDRYVNLPESILGQLRSYFIEYKPQIYLFEGQYGGQYSVRSAQQVFKNAMLKAKINKTVGIHSLRHSYATHLLEQGTDIRFIQELLGHKDIKTTLLYTEVTDKNLRKITSPLDNL
- the guaA gene encoding glutamine-hydrolyzing GMP synthase: MQHNVLILDFGSQYTQLIARRVRELNIFCEIFPYNHFPDDLSSYKAVILGGSPFSVRGEDAPHPDLSQIRGKLPMLAVCYGAQYLAHFSGGEVAASNTREYGRANLSYIKEDEVFFEGITPNSQVWMSHSDSIKALPTNGVKLASTHDVEFAAYKIEGETTYAIQYHPEVFHSTEGGKMLENFLVKIAEVPQNFTPTAFVEEMVAELKEKVGNDKVVLGLSGGVDSTVAAVLLHQAIGKNLYCIFVNNGLLRKNEFQSVLDQYEGMGLNVKGVDASQRFYTALAGVTDPELKRKAIGNAFIEVFDAESHLIEDVTWLAQGTIYPDVIESVSVKGPSATIKSHHNVGGLPDYMKLKIVEPLRMLFKDEVRRVGASLGIDPELLGRHPFPGPGLSIRILGDITLEKVQILQDVDKVFIDGLKSWGLYDKVWQAGAILLPVNSVGVMGDERTYEKVVALRAVESTDGMTADWVHLPYDFLMKVSNDIINKVKGVNRVVYDISSKPPATIEWE
- a CDS encoding amino acid ABC transporter substrate-binding protein encodes the protein MKYIFTLTLSLFLAVSTGFAQGKAIMHKVVASETVIQIAKKYQVTPYDIYQLNPDAQHGIQPNMVLLIPNKTGNKPTVKAATEKPVAKTAVTATAAPSKMVLKTTSHEVLPKETMYGICKMYNLSAEELIAANPFLATDGVQIGQVLLVPAKNSGKAPVKTTAAIAPVKPVFHEVLPKETKYSIAKQYGISIAELETKNPEIIPNLTIGYNLLIKGSRPKEVVAAPTYGVKTENTALSSWNTPKPMAEFTTYEVKPQETMYSLSKKFNITQEELIVLNPDLQNGVNIGMSLKVPANSIATFQSKKEFGSLTKIIAEGRRKRLVLLLPFNIPHVENDFNNSTTARLKKDKFLNMTMDFYAGALVAIDSAKVLGLPIDIEIYDSEENKNGSDVPKIIAEHNLQTANAIIGPFYQSNAEIAAQLLATTNTPVISPLSKDVGNPMRNLYQTIPSPDTVKNTMFDYMRAQGGNIMAVVDKKKTSIIEYLKSNQKSVPFVAFTDRGSVSVESFKSLLVKGRMNYVVMETGNTWMIKTTISMMLNVMKDYQVQLVILEPNDTLNFEEIKIDNLVKLKLMYPSVTRENISPEGMVFDRNFKNTNNIFPGVYATRGFDVTFDTMMRLVQDVKFEQTVNAVATKQVDNKFEYYRKADGGYTNKGVFILYYDTDLMIKEAN